In Phormidium yuhuli AB48, one genomic interval encodes:
- a CDS encoding MBL fold metallo-hydrolase, with the protein MEPATSSEFLVKFWGVRGSIPTPGQTTVRYGGNTSCVEMEIGGRRIIFDGGTGLQALSKDLMQQLPPETYMFFTHYHWDHIQGFPFFTPAFVKGHCLRIHGAVPENGESLEKHFMERVLHPNSPVPLAGLRADMKFVDLICGEPFELGDVYIETTRLNHPNTAMGYRVSWQDRSVFYCTDTEHFPEGLDENVMKLAQGADVLIYDAMYTDEEYHNPKSPKVGWGHSTWQEGVKIAKAAGVKTLVIFHHEPGHTDDFLDHLQVEVCESFPGAVLAREGMILNVKP; encoded by the coding sequence ATGGAACCAGCCACCTCTTCTGAATTTCTCGTGAAGTTCTGGGGCGTTCGCGGAAGTATTCCGACCCCCGGTCAGACGACAGTACGCTATGGCGGCAACACCTCCTGTGTCGAAATGGAAATTGGGGGCAGACGCATCATCTTTGATGGGGGGACTGGGTTGCAAGCTTTGAGCAAAGACTTAATGCAGCAACTCCCCCCGGAAACCTATATGTTTTTTACCCATTACCATTGGGATCACATCCAAGGGTTTCCCTTCTTTACCCCCGCCTTTGTCAAAGGCCATTGTCTACGCATCCATGGAGCCGTGCCGGAAAACGGTGAGTCTCTGGAAAAACACTTCATGGAACGGGTGTTACATCCCAACTCCCCCGTTCCTTTAGCCGGGTTACGGGCCGACATGAAGTTTGTCGACCTCATCTGTGGCGAACCCTTCGAGTTGGGGGATGTCTATATTGAAACAACTCGGCTTAATCACCCCAACACTGCCATGGGCTATCGGGTGAGTTGGCAAGACCGTTCCGTCTTTTATTGTACGGATACGGAACACTTTCCAGAAGGACTGGATGAGAATGTGATGAAACTGGCTCAAGGGGCTGATGTTCTCATCTATGATGCAATGTACACCGATGAGGAATATCATAATCCCAAATCTCCCAAGGTGGGTTGGGGACATTCCACCTGGCAGGAAGGGGTCAAAATTGCCAAGGCGGCCGGCGTGAAGACGTTGGTCATCTTCCACCATGAACCGGGCCATACGGATGATTTTCTTGATCACCTACAGGTTGAAGTCTGCGAGAGTTTCCCGGGGGCTGTGTTGGCACGCGAGGGTATGATTTTAAATGTGAAGCCCTAA
- the aroC gene encoding chorismate synthase, with translation MGNSFGHLFRVTTFGESHGGGVGVIIDGCPPQLEISAEEIQFELDRRRPGQSKITTPRRESDTCEILSGVFEGKTLGTPIMVLVRNKDARSQDYNEMAVKYRPSHADATYDAKYGIRNWQGGGRSSARETIGRVAAGAIAKKILKQVTGVDIVAYVKQVHDLEAQVDPDRVTLEDVEANIVRSPDPDFVERTIAAIEAARKQGDSLGGVVECVARSVPKGLGEPVFDKLEADLAKAIMSLPATKGFEIGSGFAGTRLTGHEHNDEFYADAEGNIRTHTNRSGGIQGGISNGEAIILRAAFKPTATIRKEQRTVTRDGQNTVLAAKGRHDPCVLPRAVPMVEAMVALVLCDHLLRHQAQCGTLTAADVSSSLNSPLAASPIA, from the coding sequence GTGGGTAACAGTTTCGGACATCTGTTTCGGGTGACAACCTTTGGCGAATCTCACGGCGGCGGCGTTGGAGTCATCATTGATGGCTGTCCGCCCCAACTTGAGATTTCAGCGGAGGAGATTCAATTTGAACTCGATCGCCGTCGTCCGGGACAGAGTAAAATCACCACCCCTCGCCGGGAAAGTGACACCTGTGAAATTCTCTCAGGGGTATTTGAGGGGAAAACCTTAGGAACCCCAATCATGGTCTTGGTGCGAAACAAAGACGCGCGATCGCAAGACTACAATGAGATGGCCGTCAAATACCGTCCCTCCCATGCCGATGCCACCTACGACGCCAAATATGGCATCCGCAACTGGCAGGGAGGAGGACGCTCCTCAGCCCGGGAGACGATTGGCCGAGTTGCCGCCGGGGCCATCGCCAAAAAGATTTTAAAACAGGTAACTGGGGTAGACATTGTCGCCTACGTTAAACAAGTCCATGACTTGGAAGCTCAGGTTGACCCAGACCGGGTTACCCTAGAAGATGTAGAGGCAAATATCGTGCGATCGCCCGACCCCGACTTTGTTGAACGAACCATTGCCGCCATCGAAGCCGCCCGTAAACAAGGCGACTCCCTCGGCGGCGTCGTTGAATGTGTTGCCCGTAGTGTCCCCAAAGGCCTCGGGGAACCCGTCTTCGACAAACTCGAAGCCGATTTGGCGAAAGCCATCATGTCTCTCCCTGCCACCAAAGGGTTTGAAATTGGTTCAGGCTTTGCCGGAACTCGGCTCACCGGCCACGAACATAATGATGAGTTCTACGCCGATGCCGAAGGCAACATCCGCACCCATACCAATCGCTCCGGTGGCATCCAGGGCGGAATCAGTAACGGGGAAGCTATCATCCTTCGCGCGGCCTTTAAACCCACTGCTACAATTCGGAAAGAACAACGTACCGTCACCCGCGATGGTCAGAACACGGTTCTAGCCGCCAAAGGGCGACATGATCCCTGTGTTCTTCCCCGGGCCGTCCCTATGGTGGAGGCCATGGTCGCTCTGGTGCTCTGTGACCATCTACTACGCCATCAAGCCCAATGTGGAACCCTAACCGCAGCCGACGTGAGTTCTTCCCTGAACTCCCCCCTCGCTGCCAGTCCCATCGCCTAG
- a CDS encoding RNA polymerase sigma factor, RpoD/SigA family has translation MTASTATQLQTPAVDHHSDNPADIARARSTGYSKTVSDDAVGAFFKEMSRYPLLNREEEIHLARRVQDWVIVREKRDELRESLGREPELSELGEALGLSEKAVKRQIHRGRTAQKKMIRSNLRLVVSIAKRYLNRGVPFLDLIQEGALGLSRATEKFDPEKGYKFSTYAYWWIRQGITRTIANDGRTIRLPIHIVEKLNKLKKTYRKLGQELNRQPSEEELAEALDMSLKQLRQLQRVSQRSLSLNHYVGDEDNTEVLDLLEDTDSPSPDSQVSEDMMCQGVRQVLDEALTQRESEILALRYGLDGEKRKTLQEISTLFNLSRERVRQIQTTAMRKLRRPQISRRLRGWLQ, from the coding sequence TTGACTGCTAGCACTGCCACTCAACTCCAAACTCCTGCTGTCGATCACCACAGTGACAACCCAGCCGACATTGCTCGGGCCCGCTCGACTGGCTATTCCAAGACGGTATCAGATGATGCAGTAGGTGCATTTTTCAAAGAAATGTCCCGTTACCCTCTTCTCAACCGGGAAGAAGAAATCCACTTAGCTCGACGGGTTCAAGACTGGGTGATTGTCCGCGAGAAGCGGGATGAACTTCGGGAATCCTTAGGTCGAGAACCTGAGCTATCGGAACTAGGGGAAGCCCTGGGACTGAGCGAAAAAGCGGTTAAGCGACAAATCCATCGGGGTCGCACAGCTCAGAAAAAAATGATTCGTTCTAACCTGCGTTTGGTGGTCTCCATCGCCAAACGCTACCTGAACCGAGGTGTTCCGTTCTTGGACTTGATTCAAGAAGGTGCCTTAGGTCTGAGTCGTGCCACAGAGAAGTTTGACCCAGAAAAAGGCTATAAGTTCTCCACCTATGCCTACTGGTGGATTCGTCAGGGCATTACCCGGACTATTGCCAACGACGGGCGCACCATCCGTCTTCCTATCCATATCGTTGAGAAACTCAACAAACTCAAAAAGACCTACCGCAAACTGGGACAAGAGCTGAACCGCCAGCCGAGCGAAGAAGAACTCGCCGAAGCCCTGGATATGTCCCTGAAGCAATTGCGACAACTGCAACGGGTTAGCCAACGCTCCTTGTCTCTGAACCACTATGTGGGAGATGAAGATAACACCGAGGTGTTAGACCTGTTGGAAGATACCGACAGTCCTTCCCCTGACTCTCAAGTCAGTGAAGACATGATGTGTCAGGGAGTGCGTCAGGTTCTCGATGAAGCCTTGACTCAGCGTGAGAGCGAAATTCTCGCCCTGCGCTATGGTCTCGACGGCGAGAAGCGCAAAACGCTACAGGAAATCAGCACCCTGTTTAACCTCTCACGAGAGCGAGTTCGACAAATCCAAACCACCGCCATGCGCAAGCTGCGCCGTCCCCAAATTTCCCGCCGCCTGCGGGGCTGGTTACAGTAA
- a CDS encoding sensor histidine kinase: MRSLGVELSYIQERTGRYRSFLWRNGANQFPSSHQDQVFQPVDTVAYLSHICRVLDNRTPESLKCFFKVGSDIRTFELSIAPLATPSGESDCVLVLGRQAGTLGKTQSNSLSPLAAASLEFPLGSRSDSSSFLTQVSYPKLLTQISRQIRQTLDLDIIWQQTAQGLGNAMKVVRCSVYSYEDHQPQVQQVAQFPRDSSSLAIGTELLLQDSPELQDAITSLEPTLVDCPSTTQGSRSQVWVATRHQGQVNGIIRLERERRESDLSIPVWHSTELEIIGELADQVGTAIAHATLYRELEIARQEAEEVSRLKSDFLANTSHELRTPLNGMMGFLKLILDGMTDDAEEQMDFIEEAYRSAVHLLSIINDILDIAKIEAGKMHLDLEPVDVKELLTHVEEFVQAQIQQKQLYFQVQMPDTEDSIIVYGNYQRLLQVLLNLVGNAIKFTHEGGITITAEIISRPVVVNDREFSGLLKLKVADTGIGVSLEQQDKLFQTFSQVDGSRTRQYGGTGLGLVISQKLVEAMGGEVHFYSMGEGLGSTVTFTIALFQEPVMISLNESLDSLDLLVEN; this comes from the coding sequence TTGCGCTCTCTTGGAGTTGAGTTGAGCTACATTCAAGAGCGAACCGGCCGCTATCGGAGTTTTCTCTGGCGTAATGGGGCCAATCAGTTTCCTTCTAGCCACCAAGATCAGGTTTTTCAACCTGTGGACACGGTGGCCTATCTGAGTCATATTTGTCGAGTCCTAGACAACCGGACTCCTGAATCCCTCAAGTGCTTTTTCAAAGTGGGGAGCGACATTAGGACGTTTGAACTGTCGATTGCTCCCCTAGCCACTCCATCTGGAGAGTCAGATTGTGTCCTTGTGTTAGGACGACAAGCTGGAACCCTGGGGAAAACTCAATCCAACTCCTTATCCCCTCTGGCGGCGGCTTCCTTGGAGTTTCCCCTAGGAAGCCGTTCCGATTCGTCCTCGTTTTTAACCCAGGTTTCCTATCCCAAACTGCTGACACAGATTTCTCGCCAAATTCGTCAAACCTTGGATTTAGACATTATCTGGCAGCAGACAGCGCAAGGGTTGGGAAATGCCATGAAGGTGGTTCGATGTTCTGTCTATAGCTATGAAGACCATCAGCCTCAGGTCCAACAGGTAGCTCAGTTTCCCCGGGATAGTTCGAGTTTGGCCATTGGCACGGAGCTGTTGTTGCAAGACTCTCCTGAGTTGCAAGACGCGATTACCAGCTTAGAACCCACCTTAGTGGACTGTCCGTCTACGACCCAAGGGAGTCGGTCGCAGGTTTGGGTCGCCACCCGCCATCAGGGCCAGGTTAATGGCATCATTCGTTTAGAACGGGAGCGACGGGAATCCGATCTGTCAATCCCGGTTTGGCACTCCACGGAATTGGAAATTATTGGGGAATTGGCCGATCAGGTGGGGACAGCCATCGCCCATGCAACCCTCTATCGAGAGCTGGAAATCGCCCGCCAGGAAGCGGAAGAAGTCTCCCGCCTCAAAAGTGACTTTCTGGCTAATACCTCCCATGAACTGAGAACTCCCCTCAACGGCATGATGGGCTTCCTCAAGTTGATTTTAGACGGTATGACCGATGATGCTGAGGAGCAGATGGATTTTATTGAAGAAGCCTATCGCTCGGCGGTGCATCTGCTTAGTATTATCAATGACATCCTCGATATTGCCAAAATTGAAGCCGGCAAAATGCACTTAGACCTCGAACCGGTGGATGTTAAAGAACTCCTGACTCATGTAGAAGAATTTGTCCAGGCGCAAATCCAACAAAAACAACTCTATTTCCAGGTTCAGATGCCGGATACTGAGGATAGTATCATTGTTTATGGAAATTATCAGCGATTACTGCAAGTTTTACTAAATTTGGTCGGGAATGCTATTAAGTTTACCCATGAGGGTGGCATTACGATTACGGCGGAGATTATCTCACGCCCGGTGGTGGTCAATGATCGGGAATTTTCTGGACTTCTAAAGCTGAAAGTGGCGGATACCGGTATCGGTGTTTCCCTCGAACAGCAGGATAAACTCTTTCAAACCTTTAGTCAGGTGGATGGCTCCCGAACCCGCCAGTATGGGGGAACGGGCCTAGGCTTAGTGATTTCTCAAAAACTCGTAGAAGCTATGGGGGGAGAAGTCCACTTTTATAGTATGGGAGAAGGACTTGGCTCCACAGTCACCTTCACCATTGCCCTCTTCCAAGAACCGGTGATGATTTCCCTCAATGAAAGCCTGGATTCTTTGGATTTGCTCGTGGAGAATTGA
- the nadC gene encoding carboxylating nicotinate-nucleotide diphosphorylase, whose product MSLSPVLPPWVVLDPLIQSWLAEDIGRGDRTSQTLLQGRSPQGTAEWVLKAPGVIAGLPLAQRTFEQLDRHIKSELIYKEGSRCDTGTVVARFQGNLEALLMGERVALNLVMRLSGIATSTRQYVDAIADLPTQLTDTRKTTPGLRLLEKYATCVGGASNHRLGLDDAIMIKDNHIAAAGSLSAAVAQIRPQIPYPLTIEVETETLDQVKEALQTDIDIIMLDNMSISQLQAAVPLIRQKNPKLKIEASGNITQERLRAIAKTGVDYISTSAPISRSPWLDISMKLQMQSETKPSSIPPTNGR is encoded by the coding sequence GTGAGCCTATCTCCTGTCTTACCCCCCTGGGTGGTTTTAGATCCGTTAATCCAGAGTTGGCTAGCCGAAGATATCGGACGGGGCGATCGCACCAGTCAAACCCTACTGCAAGGGCGATCGCCCCAAGGAACCGCCGAATGGGTTCTCAAAGCCCCTGGGGTCATTGCCGGACTTCCCCTAGCACAACGGACCTTTGAACAGCTCGATCGCCATATCAAAAGCGAACTTATATATAAAGAGGGCAGCCGTTGCGACACCGGGACCGTCGTGGCCCGCTTCCAGGGCAACCTAGAAGCCCTACTCATGGGAGAACGAGTTGCCCTAAATCTAGTCATGCGTCTCAGCGGCATCGCCACCAGCACCCGTCAGTATGTGGATGCGATCGCAGACTTACCCACCCAGCTAACCGATACCCGCAAAACCACCCCCGGACTGAGACTCCTGGAAAAATATGCCACCTGTGTCGGCGGTGCCAGCAACCATCGCCTCGGACTCGACGATGCCATCATGATTAAAGACAACCACATTGCCGCCGCCGGAAGTCTCAGCGCCGCCGTGGCTCAAATTCGTCCCCAAATTCCCTATCCCCTCACCATCGAAGTGGAAACCGAAACCCTAGATCAAGTCAAAGAAGCCCTCCAGACGGACATCGACATCATCATGTTGGACAATATGTCCATCTCACAGTTGCAAGCCGCCGTACCCCTCATTCGCCAAAAGAACCCCAAACTCAAGATTGAAGCCTCGGGGAACATCACCCAAGAACGTCTGCGGGCGATCGCCAAAACAGGGGTCGACTACATTTCCACCAGTGCCCCCATCTCCCGTTCCCCATGGCTAGACATCAGCATGAAACTCCAGATGCAGAGCGAAACCAAGCCATCCAGCATCCCCCCCACTAACGGGAGATGA
- a CDS encoding GNAT family N-acetyltransferase: MFTIRSARPEDTEVIFSLIQELAAFENLEEQVTGSPAQLQEHLFGHRPYGDVFLAQQQDRIVGYALFFTTYSSFRSQPGLYLEDLFVQPDARRQGIGTALIARVAQEVKQRGYGRLEWSVLDWNHRAIAFYQQLGATVLPDWRICRISDRPLEKLAQPV; the protein is encoded by the coding sequence ATGTTTACCATCCGTTCAGCTCGCCCGGAGGATACCGAGGTCATCTTCAGCTTAATCCAAGAGCTGGCCGCTTTTGAGAACCTCGAAGAGCAGGTGACGGGAAGCCCCGCTCAACTTCAAGAGCATTTGTTTGGTCATCGCCCCTATGGAGATGTGTTCCTGGCCCAACAGCAAGACCGCATCGTAGGTTACGCCTTGTTTTTCACCACCTATTCTAGTTTCCGAAGTCAGCCCGGACTCTACTTAGAAGACTTATTTGTGCAACCTGACGCTCGCCGTCAGGGAATTGGGACGGCCTTAATAGCCAGGGTCGCCCAAGAGGTTAAACAACGGGGCTATGGACGCTTAGAGTGGTCCGTCTTAGATTGGAACCACAGGGCGATCGCTTTTTACCAACAGCTTGGAGCTACGGTTCTGCCAGACTGGCGCATTTGCCGCATCAGCGATCGCCCCCTAGAGAAACTGGCCCAACCCGTCTAA
- a CDS encoding transglutaminase-like domain-containing protein: protein MKFAVRSHLSYHIAADSTLIFNIAVCNNSVQKILQEDLQIEGAADWDQQTSGELDNRYVRVNAPPGQVRIRYKATVELNAIEQSPQAIAEVPPAQLPLEVLPYLYPSRYCESDRLLRFAETEFGELVPDYSRVTAICNWIYENVVYLSGSTSPHTSAFDTATERAGVCRDFAHLAIAFCRALNIPARFVSGYAYDLHPPDFHAYFEAYLGQAWYLFDATRLVPRTGLIRIGTGRDAADVSFATLFGPVTMETMDLQVDCLTPGERPQLSDGAIAFVESSRDSI, encoded by the coding sequence ATGAAATTTGCCGTTCGCTCTCATCTGAGCTATCACATCGCCGCTGACAGCACCTTAATTTTCAATATCGCCGTCTGCAACAACTCAGTCCAGAAGATTCTCCAAGAAGATCTGCAAATTGAAGGGGCGGCGGACTGGGATCAGCAGACCTCAGGGGAACTGGACAATCGCTATGTGCGAGTCAATGCTCCCCCAGGACAGGTGCGGATTCGCTATAAGGCCACTGTGGAGTTAAACGCCATTGAACAATCACCCCAGGCGATCGCCGAAGTTCCCCCAGCTCAACTACCCTTAGAGGTTTTACCCTACCTTTATCCTAGCCGTTACTGTGAATCCGATCGCCTGCTGCGCTTTGCCGAAACAGAATTTGGCGAGTTAGTCCCCGATTATTCTCGCGTCACGGCCATCTGCAACTGGATTTATGAGAATGTCGTCTATCTCTCGGGAAGCACCAGTCCCCACACCTCAGCCTTTGATACGGCCACAGAACGAGCCGGGGTTTGTCGCGATTTTGCTCATTTAGCCATTGCCTTCTGTCGGGCCCTCAATATCCCGGCCCGCTTTGTCAGCGGTTATGCCTACGACTTACATCCCCCCGACTTTCATGCCTATTTTGAAGCCTACTTAGGCCAGGCTTGGTACTTGTTTGATGCCACACGCCTGGTTCCCCGCACCGGACTCATCCGTATTGGCACTGGTCGGGATGCGGCGGATGTTTCCTTTGCGACCCTGTTCGGCCCCGTGACCATGGAAACGATGGACTTGCAGGTAGACTGTCTGACGCCAGGGGAGAGACCTCAGCTCAGCGATGGGGCGATCGCGTTTGTTGAGTCGTCAAGGGACTCCATTTAA
- a CDS encoding ABC transporter ATP-binding protein: MNPAVSVQNVSKVYGDLQVVNNLSFNIAKGELFGFLGPNGAGKSTTVRMLTTLTRPSSGTIEVAGYDVVQQARLAKRSIGVVLQQVSVDVDLTVWENMEYHGRLHHIPRGERQERIDRWLEYVELTNRRDVLVKTLSGGMKRRLQIARSLLHQPDILFLDEPTVGLDPQTRRRLWEILLDLKQQGMTMLLTTHYMEEVEYLCDRIGILDSGQLIELGTLEELRRNHGEGVVVTHTTEGLQSQFFPNLQDANHYINQQGDRTGMMARESNLEDIFVELTGRQLD; this comes from the coding sequence ATGAATCCGGCTGTATCTGTGCAAAATGTCTCGAAGGTCTATGGGGATCTTCAGGTGGTGAACAATCTCTCGTTTAATATCGCAAAAGGGGAATTATTTGGCTTTCTTGGCCCCAATGGCGCCGGTAAATCCACGACAGTCCGAATGCTGACGACCCTCACCCGGCCCAGTTCTGGGACGATTGAGGTGGCAGGCTATGACGTGGTGCAACAGGCTCGATTGGCGAAACGTTCCATTGGTGTGGTGCTTCAGCAGGTCAGTGTGGATGTGGATCTGACGGTCTGGGAGAATATGGAATACCACGGACGCTTGCACCATATCCCCCGTGGAGAGCGCCAGGAACGGATTGATCGTTGGTTGGAGTATGTGGAGCTAACCAATCGCCGTGATGTGCTTGTGAAGACCCTTTCTGGGGGGATGAAGCGACGATTGCAAATTGCGCGATCGCTCCTACATCAACCGGACATTTTGTTTCTCGATGAACCCACAGTGGGATTAGACCCCCAAACCCGCCGCCGTCTCTGGGAAATTCTTTTAGACCTCAAGCAACAGGGGATGACCATGCTGCTGACGACCCATTATATGGAGGAAGTAGAATATCTGTGCGATCGCATTGGGATTCTCGACAGCGGCCAACTCATCGAACTCGGAACCCTAGAGGAGTTACGGCGCAACCACGGGGAGGGAGTCGTCGTCACGCATACCACGGAAGGACTCCAAAGCCAGTTTTTCCCCAATTTGCAGGACGCCAATCACTATATTAACCAGCAGGGCGATCGCACCGGCATGATGGCCCGAGAATCGAACCTAGAAGATATCTTCGTCGAACTCACCGGTCGCCAACTGGACTAA
- a CDS encoding C39 family peptidase, which translates to MKLQDFLGTDLKYDYKDMAANEALTRQIQVRLIDMGLLDPPADGFFGPLTTAAFDRFQDLMQVNELGYLGAATARLIIQTRRQDVPKPPPELKVLHNTVFKSRPVQSSTLSDNEKRSIPAGERFSLVDYDVVRDHLRIALRNVAFPKRGDNGRVEDSKIWYAFRDHVEVWEQEDRQVPLQKPTTVRLDVPYKSQLDNWYNPMGSCNVTSIAMCLSYLGARRRSSVGQFEDELYEYMIHRGWSRHSPYDLARVVHDYGCRDTFRTNATIEEAQDWLAGGNPAVIHGYFTSFGHIIVLVGYDDRGFIVHDPYGEWFEWGYRNDLSGAFLHYSYGLIRRLCIPDGQFWVHFISR; encoded by the coding sequence ATGAAGCTACAGGACTTTCTCGGGACGGATCTTAAATACGACTATAAGGATATGGCGGCCAACGAGGCTTTGACTCGTCAAATTCAGGTACGCCTGATTGATATGGGGTTATTAGACCCTCCCGCCGATGGATTCTTTGGTCCCCTCACTACTGCCGCCTTCGACCGCTTTCAAGATTTAATGCAGGTCAATGAGTTGGGCTATCTCGGGGCCGCCACCGCTCGTTTAATCATTCAGACACGACGGCAGGATGTACCGAAACCTCCACCGGAGTTGAAAGTTCTCCACAACACTGTTTTTAAATCTCGCCCTGTTCAGTCATCGACGCTGTCAGACAACGAGAAACGCTCGATTCCAGCGGGAGAACGCTTTAGTCTCGTTGATTATGATGTTGTGCGAGATCATTTACGCATTGCCCTGCGGAATGTGGCCTTTCCCAAGCGCGGTGATAATGGCAGGGTGGAGGATTCCAAGATTTGGTACGCCTTCCGCGATCATGTGGAAGTTTGGGAACAGGAGGATCGTCAGGTCCCTCTACAAAAGCCGACAACGGTTCGTCTCGATGTTCCCTACAAGTCCCAGTTGGATAATTGGTATAACCCGATGGGGTCGTGCAATGTCACCTCCATTGCCATGTGTTTGTCTTATTTGGGGGCCCGTCGCCGTAGTAGTGTGGGTCAGTTTGAGGATGAACTCTATGAATACATGATTCATCGTGGCTGGAGTCGTCATAGTCCCTATGATTTGGCCCGAGTGGTGCATGACTATGGCTGTCGGGACACCTTTCGCACCAATGCCACGATTGAGGAGGCCCAGGATTGGCTAGCGGGTGGGAATCCGGCGGTGATTCATGGGTATTTCACGTCCTTTGGTCACATTATTGTCTTGGTGGGGTATGACGATCGCGGTTTCATTGTCCATGATCCCTATGGGGAATGGTTTGAATGGGGGTATCGCAATGATTTAAGTGGTGCGTTTCTCCACTACTCCTATGGCTTGATTCGTCGCCTTTGTATTCCGGATGGCCAGTTCTGGGTTCACTTCATCTCCCGTTAG
- a CDS encoding HEAT repeat domain-containing protein, whose amino-acid sequence MKSMNLQEISSHLDSDNARDRMLALASLRDIPAAEAVPLIKKVLNDHHVALRSMAIFSLGIKKTDECYELLVNLLRHDPDYGIRADAAGALGYLGDPRAFEPLSRAFLEETDWLVRFSAAVSLGNLKNPQAYEILIQALYSGEVMLQQAAIAALGEIEAVEALDDILNFANSPDWLVRQRLAEALGHLNHPKSLAALAYLSKDSHPQVQAAAQVAQERLCQESNS is encoded by the coding sequence CTGAAGTCGATGAATTTACAAGAGATTTCCAGCCACCTCGATAGTGACAACGCCCGCGATCGCATGTTGGCCTTAGCCTCCTTGCGGGATATCCCTGCGGCTGAGGCGGTTCCCCTGATTAAGAAAGTCCTCAATGACCATCACGTGGCCCTGCGCTCTATGGCCATCTTTTCTCTGGGGATTAAGAAAACCGATGAATGCTACGAGTTATTGGTGAACCTACTGCGTCATGATCCCGACTATGGGATTCGCGCCGATGCAGCCGGGGCCCTAGGATATTTGGGAGACCCCCGGGCCTTTGAACCCCTCTCTCGGGCTTTTTTGGAGGAAACCGACTGGTTAGTTCGCTTTAGTGCCGCTGTCTCCTTGGGGAATCTCAAAAATCCCCAGGCTTACGAAATCCTCATCCAAGCCCTTTACAGTGGCGAAGTGATGTTACAGCAAGCGGCGATCGCCGCCCTAGGGGAAATCGAAGCGGTCGAGGCCTTGGATGATATCCTCAACTTTGCCAACTCCCCCGATTGGCTCGTCCGTCAGCGCCTGGCGGAAGCCTTGGGCCATCTCAACCACCCCAAGAGTTTAGCGGCTCTGGCCTACCTGAGCAAAGATAGTCATCCCCAAGTTCAAGCAGCGGCGCAAGTCGCGCAAGAACGGTTGTGCCAGGAGTCCAACAGCTAA